The nucleotide sequence ACCCGGCCAAAACACGGGAGTACGAAAAACGATCAGAATCGGTCAAATCCAAGTCAatatcggtcaaagtcaaacttgattgacatccgagtactccccgagAAGCCAAGTACTCCCTAAAAATTCCCGACTAAGTACTCCCGAGTAGTGATTTTTTTGCAACCTTGGTGAGAATAATATAATAACAACCCTTCAACATAAATTATATAAAAGCATTGATCTTTATTCTAAGAGAAACTAAAATGATTTGATTAAAGTGACATGACAATCATATTTGTTTTTGTTAATTATTATCTAGTTTTTGCTTTGTTGTTAAATCAATACAAGACTCTGGAGGCTTTTTGCGCAATTAACATTTTCATTTCGTAAGCAACTAAGCATTTTATTTATGGGTCTCATTTACTTCCtatataaaacaaataaaaatggACCCACAGAATGAAGTAATGAACATTGAAAACAATGACATCGGCAAATAGATTGCGGACCCACTTCGATCTGACCTAATGTTAGTTATCTCTATTCTACCTAACGTTCGTAAGTGGTTACCATAATAACACATTCGTTTCTTCTCACACTCAATTAAAATGGAAATCAATTAACTGACCATTGAGTTGAACATTATGTGTACCCTATCTGATTTCTAGATCATATTATTTTGCTTTCCTATATCACAACTTACAACATTTACATAATATAACTCGTAAGCAAAGCAGAAAACCATGTGATATGATGATATTACGGAAAGGTTAACATGTAATCAATTGATCAATAAGTGCCTATTTGAAAATAGGATACTCACAAGTCAAAAGAACAATAAATTACCTGAAAATGCAAACTGTTCAAGCAACGAGCAATTTGTTTAAATAACGGCACCATACACCGATGAAATTCAGCTTGTTGTGTTGCTTCAAGAACCTCCTCAAGCTCACCTAAAAACATGATTTCTTTCGAACTATTTGTAACCGGCCAATACTTCAACAAACCCTTAATAACCATATCAGCCAATTTACAATCTTTTTCAACAAACTGAGTAATACAATACGACAACTGCTGATGATACATTCCTAAACATTTCGGTTTATGCAACGGAATCAAAGCCCTAGAAAGAAACAATTTATGTTCTTCCTTTAAAGGCAACGCAAACCCGTTAACAATACTTCCTAAAATCTCCAAAAGTTCAGCAATACCGTTATGTTTTTCAGTCTCGAGAACAAATCTGTAAAAGATATTGTTAATAGATTTCCTAATAAACGGTCGATGAACCATAAATTTACCATAAACTCTATGAAGAATCGTCTTTAGATACTCGCGTTCTCTTGGATCTTCAGAATCAAACATATCTAATAACTTGAGAACAAAATAATGATCAATGAACTTTTTTGAAATCTTTGCATCGGCTTCTGGTGATGCAATAAATCTAAGTAAAAGCTCATAAACGATTTGTAAATGAGGCCACGATGGATCCATTAAcggttcttcttcttctaaatCGTAAGATTCCAAGATTTTGATATCGCGAGGTTGTGGGGTGAGTTCTCTAAACAGATTTGCAGATACCATTTTCACAAATTCTTGCATAACTAGTTCTGTGAACTTAACATTATTAGAAGCCACAAAATCGACTAATTCTAATAAAGTTTGTCGCTTTATCTCTTTTTCTTTGAGATTTTTTGTTGGGTCAGTGAAATCAAATACTACAGAACACATGGTTACTTTCTTTATGAACAAATTCTGTTTTTCACTGCTAGGAACATCTCTAAAAGTCGGTAAAGATTCATAAGATACACTTACAGGTCCGGCATTTCGAAAATTCTTTTCGTTCAGATTCGATCGAGTATTTAATGGGGCTGAAATGTCAGAATTCACAACCTTTCTTGAATTCCCACTTGCAAAATCACTTCTTTTTGAACTGGAAGAAGTTAAATTAGGGTTCTGGGTACCTGAAGAATCTTGATTTTTGGAAGATTTCGACTGTTTCCTGGAAACCTTGCTGAGTATTTGCTTAATCATTTCTTGAATTTTAAAACCCAGTCAAAGTATTGTAAAAACCCCTAAAATTCCAACACCAATTCTAAACCAAATCATAAAAAATCTACAAACCCATCATCAATAAAAAGAAACTGTTATATTAAAAGAAATAAAGTAAACCCCTTTTACAATTCTATAATAAAACACACCAAAAAGAACTCTGAACTATACGTCAGAAATCCACTAATCTGAATCAAACTCAAAGAAACAACCCCAAACACTATCAATGCCCCTTTTTTCAAAATTTCCCACATAAGCATGTTTTTTCACTTTTGTACATGGATCAAAACCCTAAGTGGGAAAGATTGTTGCTTTTGAAATAAATACAAAAAACCCACTAGAAAATTTGCAATCTTGGGACTTGAAACTAAAGATAGTGCAAAAATCTTTCAAAAAAACTGAATTCTTTTAATATACAAAAAACAATAGTAGCTTTTTATCACCTGTAAGCTGGACAGATGGATATAAAGTAAGCTCACTACACCACAAGAATCCTGCTTTACTTTAATTCACACTTCCTTTTAGCAAACCTTTGAAAGGGAATAACTAAAAGGCAAAAGAAAAATGGAATCAATGTTAGAAACTTAGATAACGAGAACAATATtgtaagaaaaatataaatataaatggaaTTTTAAAAGAAATGAATTTATTTagggtgtgtttgggtgacgagcttgttggagcttatgagagcttataggagcttgaacttatgattttaataagcttcaagtcataagcttcgtttggtagagaaaaaaagtagaacttatgaaaatcataagctctgaaaaaataagctacctttggtagcttatgaaaaaaagtagagcttatgaactggaaaataagctccaactaatttaccaaacacttataaaaaataataagctccagctaccagcttaaaaaataagctccagctccagctccagctctatctcataagcaccagctccagctactttcattCAAACACACCCTTAGAGAAAATTGGACCATTTGGTCCCTAtggtttacatgaaatggggtaTTTAGTCCCTGAACTTCATTTTCGGGGTTCTTGGTCCTTGTGGTTTATATGGCCAGGGTGAATGGTCCCTATTTCTGACGGCCGTTTATTTCTTCCGTCAAATGGAAACACGTGACAAACATATGATGGGTAAAATCGTTATTTTTCATTTTTCTTTTAAGAGAAAATTGAACTATTGGTTTATGTTTGGTTTatgtggtttacatgaaatggaGCATTTAGTCCCTGAACATCGTGGTCCAATTTTCTCCTTCAtttatttcaatcattcaacctTTTTTCCCCATTAAAATCCCTAATCCCTAATCCCTAATCGAATAAAATTAAAATCAGATTTAAAACCTAAAACTAAAACtataatcaaaatcaaaatcaaaaattTAGTCACTTCAAATCTGAATCCTTGTCTCCTCCCCTCACCATCCATAGTTCATACTCTCGTCGTCATCTTTCTTCTTAAGAGTATCAGCTCTAGTCATGGGTACCACCAGAGGAACAGAGGGGTGTTCGTGATTTTGTGATTTCAGTTTCAAGTCCTGATTTTGAAAGTAAAAATTGTGGGGCTGTATCACGAGTCATGTCGATGTGTTAACGGAATCGTTAAACCCCAAATGACAGTTCAAAACCATTACTAAAAATATGAAGAATACGTATCCAACGAGGATGTTAGAGTTCTTGGTAGCGATGAACATTCAGAGAATACTACCAATGCGAAGAAACAACCAATGAATCGATGAAATACCCGAAGCATCTATGCCATCTTCAGTCATCACCACATCAAAGAATTCGTTTACTCGCCGGAGAAGACGGCCCTGTACGTTTGCATCACGGTAACCTTTAATTGTATTTTTTTTGTTTACCTCAATAACTAATTTTTGTTTGTACGTATATATAAACAACTTGAAATCACAGTGTGAGGATGCTTTTCCTGCGTTTTGCTactaattaaagcttgatttttgttttttttttattttttttttatttttgcccTATCAGACGTAGAGGTCAACAAAATGCATTTTTTAATAAAGTAAAccaaaattatcaatttaatataATAAAGTTATAAAGTACATATACAGATCTATCTTTTTATATGTAGATCTATTGTGATGTCTTGTTACTAACTAATCGATTGAAATTGATTCATTAAGAGTTTGTGTTTTAATTTGCGATATTTGTTAAATTTAGAGTTTTAATGTGTAGATCTGCTCATTTGTTTGGGATCTACTGCTCTGTGTTGACGAACAATGGTGTTGAAGAGCAAGGGTGTTTGAAGATTAAGATTAAGTTTGTTAATTAGTTTTGTTTATGTTGTGTTTTTGTAAAAGTAAGATGGAGACAAATTTGAGCAGAGTTGAAtatttgatgatgaagaagaagataaaaGATAATTGGTCGTTTATATTTTCGTAATTTAATAAACAAATTGAAAATGACATAAATACCCTCATGTGTATTGCACATGATTGAATTTAACGGGTTTATTTGACGTCCGTTTGATGGAGGGACCACCCATACGCGTTTAGTAAACCATAGGGACCAAACACCTCAAAAATGAAGTTCAGGAACCAAACACtccatttcatgtaaaccacagggaccaacgGTCCAATTTTCTCATTTATTTATGGGTTAAGAAAAGAACTTGGAACCCACCCAACAAGAGAGACCAAACCTTTTATCTACGTTTTATTATACGAGCATTTTATTCTATTGAATTTTTAATTAAATCGCTTTTATCGTCGCGTCAAAAGTAGGGATGGCGCTCGCGAgtaacgggcacgggttctatatatCCGCGACCCGTCCGTCGGGTTGTTTTTTTTTGCtcgttgagacccgttacccgcccgCAGGTAAAAAAACTTCGCACATGTACGTGACCCGCGGATACCCATGACCCGCGGGTAAACCAACAATATACAACTTCGTTAAATTTCTTTAAAAAAAGTtagataattttattaattatgaactatatgtacAAGCTAcatgtgacgacccaaaaaatttcgactaattttaaagcaaactctcgatacgatttaatatttttgacacggtaAGCAAAGTCCATTATGTtgcatctcaaaatttttgaactattttcgtacattcatttgacttcgaccatttccaacgattcacgaacaattaattgtaaatagatatgtgtgtgtgtgtgtgtgtgtatatatatatatatatatatatatatatatatatatatatatatatatatatatataataatttgaaatataatttgaaatattatatgttgttgttattaaaattaattatttaaaataaaataaaatatgatattatgatatttattatttaaaacctatctatatatatagataaagtatgttaaatatatattttttgatttcgaatttatttagtaacgatagtagcactcatttttcattcaattgatagtaaacaagttaaaaacgaacttatgtgattttaaaaataaatggtgattcaaaaatgagttatataaattttaggcttattaaaaatatatttagaagctaattaataaattttaacactttttgtattttacctggaatcgagcgtggacagtgaggaaattttatttaatagttaataaccaaattttataccataatgactaaaataaataaagataattaacataaaattttgggatttttctgtgaacttttatccgtcactgagtaACAACGGGGTATGAAATAAtagcccgtgaaaactgtcggtaggaagaTGACAATTGAAACGGCTGTACGTGTGCACGTTTTAATTCTCATGAATgttaattattactaatatattaatataaattatattactgtTTTTGCTTTATAACCCACTAtccctcttatatttatatatatacatactagatACATGACATAGATATATTTCTGATCACTTTCCATCTCCAACCCTTCACCAGCCATCAATCCACCTCTATCATCACCATACAACCACCGTCTATGATCACCACCATCACAACCGCCACCATTGCCATCTTTCTCAACAAACCACAACAACCCATCAAATTGTTTATATCGTTACTTATTACAATACCgcattttattttcctttcttcatGAACAACCTCCAACGCAACCATCTTCAACCTCATGAAAACCACCACTTTATCACCATCGCCTGCTAACTACTATCACTATGTTGTTTCCGTTTTGTCAAACGCCAACAACAAATAAACATAGCCTACTTCTGTTTGTGATCCAATTCGACACTACACGACCCATAACAGCTTCTCCTGCTCTCTTCTTGTTATATATCCAATAaccatcttcttcttcctctctctctcactaCAGTTCCTGTTTAATTTCGCTAAAACCATCACCACAGTACCTcgtttttctgtttcttttctctGCTCGAAAACAGTAGCTTCTACTACTGCTATTTGTTTCTAGCTCATAGCCAACCAACTCGCAAACCTGCtattgtttttatttatttgcCAAGTACGAGAAGAAAGATGATAaggcattttttttctttttcttttctttggcCGACAGCTATTTAATCAAACAAACCACCCGCTACTCGTATTCTGTTTCATTTTCGATGATGAAGTATTTAAGGAAGTTAAAGATGAGGGAAGTGGTCGACAGAATAAAAGAATGACAATGATAATAGATGATTAAAGGTTGATAAGGATGTTAGAGTGATGTATCCACTTTCTATTATATTAATTCGAAAAACAGAACTTTTAAAAAAGTATTATGATGGCTTGCTTCCCACATGTCTATCTCGAAAtctaatttaaaaaaaaacggGTCTTTGGATTTTTATTATGGGCCTTGAACTTCCTGCAAGTTGGGCCGGTAACTTTAGTTTTGTAATTGGGCCATGATCCTCCTGTATTATTCTGTTGGGCTGCACATTTTGTCGAAGCCCAGAGTACCGCAGTTACTGCTGCTGCTGTGGTGTTTTGTTGCTGCAACTACAGCTTTACGTTTTTGTTTCTATGATGAACGACGAGAATATTGATGATGAAAACAGTGGAGGATGATAGTGATGATACGTAATGAAAATGATGGCGAAGCTTGAAGATAATGGGATGATTCGATTATGGTGAGGATCGATAGTGATGAAAAgatatcgaatgatgttatgataatggcgatttaatattgatgatgatgatgatgatgatgatgatatcgatTAAGACTATTGATGATGATccgttaagatgatgatgatgattatgaaaagcGATGGTAAAGAGATGACGATGTTATGGTTGATGATGATAAAGAttgtatgatgatgatgacattAGGGTACGAGTCAAAATAATTAAACGTAAGGGAAAAAAAACCAAAAACGAACTAGCGGTTAAGTGGTTGGCTGTGTTTGTCTGTATCGAGAAGTCGTGGGTTCGAAATAAGGCAacgacatattttctttttaatttgAAGCTGTCTTAAAAATTGGGCTGTTGTGGCCCATCAAGCATAGTACCAGGCTTCGAGTTGGACTTGAACATTTGAATGGGTTTTAAAATTTGGACTGCTGCTTGTTTGTTCCAATCAGGACCGAATATCACACTTGATTAATTGgtatatttctaatattattattattattattattattattattttgatcattattaatattattatcattattaaaattaaaattagtattatagtattattataattattattatcattattattattagtgttagtattaacataaatattattattaatattatcattaaaaatgattatttagtattatcactattattataagtattattattgttattattattaatgctattgttttcattttcaatattatttttgttaaaaactttcattattattattatcattattactagtatattattatttttatttttattattaatattatcattattattattattagagttattatgatttttatcataattagtattatttttatataacaaatagatattatatacttatattgatattacataaaattttatattaaacatattaacattaattatataaatattacatataataaattattgatttttgatataataccaattacaaatatacatagattaatataactatatatataaatattaattattttacaaaataaatatatgtaacatataactaaagaaataatatataaataaagtatatatattttaattggaatatagttatataactacaacatttaatatataaatattatataattaataaatggaattatgtgattatatgttttaatatatatatatatatatatatatatatatatatatatatatatatatatatatatatataaatgatataggttcgtgaatccaaggccaaccctgcattgatcagTATCGTcgaatgcatatttttactacaaaatatcatattgtgagttcatttgctcccttttactctttacatttttgggactgagaatacatgcgttgtttttacaactgctttactaaatgcctttgaaatctatatttttgaactgagatacttttataaatgtttgacgagatagacacaagcaaaacattcctcgaatgaattattatgcagacagaagttctgtggattattattgaattagttggacgtgataattgccactaattgttgtgaatattttcccctgattattattgcttggtaacctaagaattagaaacgggtatggccctaattcacgcgaattctaaaggtagctaccgggtttaacacccccacccagaatgttcactagacggaagagctagtgggcgtggtttttagaacttcgaagtttatatattatacagacgagatgttctgttttggggatattattgatgcgcattatatgttaaggtcggttacgatgttgagcaatgaaatcaaattgaatgttatgtatcgaaagaatgatttatatacacaggttatgtgtattatttttgtgcacgagatatgtgtatggttatttaaaaatcgctaggaaacctacgggggagaaaaggatacgaacatactctgctaagcattatgaaaaatggttttgtacacgagataggtgtactgtatttaaatcttgtggtctatcacaatgatgaattttattgcttatgataaacctatgaactcaccaaccatttggttgacacttgaaagcatgtttattctcaggtatgaaagaaatcttccgctgtgcatttgctcattttaaagatattacatggagtcgttcatggcatatagagttcagtacctcgcaatggtaccaaatgttgaagacttcgttcggatggattaggacgggtcactacaggtggtatcagagcggtggtcttagcgaaccaggtcttgcattagtatatctaactgatagttgtttagatgcattagtgagtctgcacttcgaccatgtctgcatgtcaaaa is from Rutidosis leptorrhynchoides isolate AG116_Rl617_1_P2 chromosome 10, CSIRO_AGI_Rlap_v1, whole genome shotgun sequence and encodes:
- the LOC139873595 gene encoding serine/threonine protein phosphatase 2A 57 kDa regulatory subunit B' theta isoform-like; this translates as MIKQILSKVSRKQSKSSKNQDSSGTQNPNLTSSSSKRSDFASGNSRKVVNSDISAPLNTRSNLNEKNFRNAGPVSVSYESLPTFRDVPSSEKQNLFIKKVTMCSVVFDFTDPTKNLKEKEIKRQTLLELVDFVASNNVKFTELVMQEFVKMVSANLFRELTPQPRDIKILESYDLEEEEPLMDPSWPHLQIVYELLLRFIASPEADAKISKKFIDHYFVLKLLDMFDSEDPREREYLKTILHRVYGKFMVHRPFIRKSINNIFYRFVLETEKHNGIAELLEILGSIVNGFALPLKEEHKLFLSRALIPLHKPKCLGMYHQQLSYCITQFVEKDCKLADMVIKGLLKYWPVTNSSKEIMFLGELEEVLEATQQAEFHRCMVPLFKQIARCLNSLHFQVAERVLFFWNNDHIENLIRQNRKVILPIIFPALERNGRYHWNQAVHSLTLNVRKIFFDLDPELFNESLLNFQEEEAKEEKMNSRREFTWKRLEEITANKASSNEAVLVN